The stretch of DNA ATCTGTCCCGCATGCAGGTCAACCGTGAGCACGCGGTCCGCACCGGCCCGGGTGATCATATTGGCCACAAGCTTGGCTGAGATCGGCGTGCGCGGTCCGGGCTTTCGGTCCTGCCGCGCATAGCCGAAATAGGGAATGACCGCTGTGATGCGATGAGCGGAGGCACGCCTCAGTGCATCGATCAGGATCAGCAGCTCCATCAGATTGTCATTGGCCGGAAAGGAGGTCGACTGGATGACGAAGACGTCCTCACCGCGCACATTCTCCTGGATCTCGACGAACACCTCCATGTCCGCGAAACGCCGAACCACACATTTGGTGAGTGGTAATTGGAGATAGGCGGCAATGGCCTCGGCGAGAGGGCGATTGGCGTTGCCCGCAACGAGCTTCATATAGAAGATCCCAGAGAAGAAACTCAGCCAGGATGAGTGGTGAGGGCGCTCTATAACAACCGCTCACTTTCCTGTAAACTGCACAAACAGCAAGGCTGCTGCGCCGCACAATGCCTGCTGGCGAATCTGCACGTTGGACGCGGAGGTCGCGTGCGCCCCTCTGGCCCTCAGCGCAGCTTGCTCACCAGCTCGAATATACCATAGCTTGCAGCTTCTGCGGCATAGTCGGCCGTCAGGCCCCATTTGCCATCGAGCGAGCCTGCGGGAACCTGGTTGGCCTGCTTGATCGACCCCAGCACTTTGCCTTCCGGATCATTCACTGTCCATTCCAGCGAAACCCGCTGGACGCCCTCGGAAGGAGGCGCGACACCGACCGAGCCCTTGATGACCAGTGTGTCAGGCCCGGTTTTGTCCTTCACCGGCCAACCTGCATTTCGCAGGATTTTCCGGAGAGAGGCTGCAAGCGCCAGATTGCCATCCCCCGGGGCGCCGGTGATCGCTGCCACTGCTACGCTCCGGATTGCCGTTCCCGTCCCGGCCCGCTCACTGTCCTCCGGCTTGGACTGCGCAACCGTTCCGGCCTCCGCTTCCGCGGCATCTGACGGAATTTCCGCCGCCATACCGTCAGCCGGCGGTGCCGCGAGGCTTGGCAAGCCTGCGATCGCGAGCTGTTCCTCGGAGATTTCACCCCGCTGCCGGCGCATGTCGAGCTCGTTGGGGCCGAGCATGGTGAGGTCGATGTCCTTCTCCGCACCTGGGCCTGCGCGGACGAAGGTTTCGACGGGCGGCGGCAGCCCGGCGGTCTGGGTGAGATATCCTCGTTCGCCAAAATAGCTGGATAGGCCTTCAGCCATATGCATGGCGACGCGGCGCAGCATGAAATCATCCACCTGCCCCCAAGGGCCGCTGTCCGGGTTAGGGGGCGGTGTGGGCGCCGCGCCCTTGGGCGCTGCCACGAACTCCTGACCGGAAAGTGTGGTCTTCTCGCCGTTCTCCCAGCCTGTCACGTCCCAGTTCCAGCTGACCGCCGTGCGTCCATCCACGTCGCGCGCCGAGACCGCTCCCGAGAGCGCGTAAAGGCCGGCCCCAGGCGGGGAATTCACAAGCGCGATCTGTCTGCGATAGGTTTCCGCCGCCAAGGCCTGGAGGAACAAGGCATCCTTGCCCTCCGGCAGGCCGGAAAACGAGCTCACCGTCACCCGGGGCCATTCCTGGGCGTCCCTTGGTGTAGCGAGCGCATTGACATTCTTGGCGAAAGGCTGCTCGCCCGCTGTGCAGCCCAGCAGGCTCAGCGATGCCGCGGCCAGCAGCACCATGCACGCGGCGAGGCGATTGAGCATGTTATGCCCGCCGAACCTCTGCCATCGCCTTCGGTACAATAGACCCCCTTCAGGAGAGCTTCGATCCGAGGGTAAATCCCCGCCCCGCGAATCGCAGCATAAATTCTGCAACCACGGATTTTATGATCCCACCGGACGGTGGCCGCGTCATGGCATACCGTTCACGTTTAATTTACGTCTAATTGAGGGCGCGGACTGTTGCCAGAGCATTTTCGCGCGAAGTGGACACCGGTTCGCGTGAAGAAAAATGCGCGGCGCTAAAGAGGCGAGACTTAGCCGACGAACCGCTCAGGTCCGAGCGTGATCGCCGAGAGCTGGCGGCCATAATCCGGCTCACCTCGATGGGTCGAGCGACGGAAGCTGTAGAAATGCTCCTCATCCTGATAAGTGCAGCGGTCGATCCGTTCGACGGAGCCAATGCCTGCTTTGGCCAGCCGGTTTTCCACATAGGCCGGCAGATCGAGCATGTAATGGCCCTCGCGACCAGACCGGCGGAAGAAGCGGGCATTCTCCGCATCATCCTCGATGAAGGCCTGATAGCGCTCCGGTCCCACCTCATAGGAGCGGCCGGATATGGCGGGCCCAACCGCGGCGCAGATCTCGCCCCGCTTCGCGCCGAGCCCTTCCATGGCGCTGATCGTGTTGTCGGTGACCCCGCTCAGCGCCCCCTTCCAGCCCGCATGGGCAGCGCCGACCACCTTTCCTCGCTGGTCCGCGAACAGCACCGGCACGCAATCGGCCGTGGTCACCGCGATCGCGATATGCGGCCGGTCCGTGACCATGGCATCACCCTTGGGCAGCCCAGTCGTGCCCCAGGCCTCGGTCACGGTGATCACATCGGCACTATGATGCTGATAGCAGGTGATGAGTTCATGCGGCAGCAAGCCGAGGGAGGTTGCGACGATCTCCCGATTGCGCAGCACGATCTCCGGCTCATCCGCCGAGCCGAGCCCGCAATTCAGTGTCGCATATATGCCTTTGGAGAAGCCGCCGACCCGCGTGAAGAAGCCGTGCCGGATTTCGGGAATTTTGATCAGGTTCTTCGCCTCGATCATACCGCCTCACTGAAACGGGTGCGGCACGGGCAAGGCGGGATGCCGAGCCGCGAGCACCTTGAACAGCCTGCCCATTCCGGTCGCATGGGTCTCCCCCGCCAACCGTTGAACGGCCGAATCGATCTCTTTTTGCTGTTTGGCATCGGCCGATGATTTCAGCCGCAAGGCCCGTTCGGTCAAACCCATTGCGCCCAGATAGTCCCCTTGGGTAATGGGGCCCGCGACAGCCGCGCCCGATTGTTTCAGGACTGTGCCGAGAGCGCTGAAATTCACATGGGCTGTTATATCAACCAAACCTGGGCGGGCGAGTGGCGAGACGAAGCGATGTTTGCTCAAGGCCTGCACAGTGTCGCCATATCCGCCGAGATGACCATAGTCGATGATCAGCGCTGCGCCGTTCTGGCTGCTGACGCGCTCGCCGATTTCCGTGGCAATTCTGGCCTGGATTTCCGAATATTCTATTATGGCGCCCTCGAAGGGAGGATCGGGCGGCAAGGATTCTGCTGGTGGCGTTGAGCCGGGCCTGAGCCCAATGGCGAGCCTGTCCGCGCCGTCAAGTCCGATGCAGCGCTCAGCCCACGCGCCGTTCGAAAATTGCCACTGCCGGACGGGCAGCGCATCGAAGAATTCATTGGCAATAAGGATCGCCGGGCCATCGGGGACGGTGTCGATGCCGTCATGCCAGGCAACGTTCTGTCCAGCAAGCCTTGCGGCTTGCGCCTGTCGTAGCGCGGGGCTCATCTCGATGAGATGAACCGAGATCTCATCCGAGCCGAGTCCGGTGAGACGCCGCGCCGTCCTCGTGAGATCGGCCATGAGCGTACCTCGTCCCGGTCCAAGCTCGATGAGGCGCAAGTGCCGGGGAGCGCCCATGCTCTGCCACACGTGAACCGACCACACCCCGATCAGCTCGCCGAACATCTGGCTGATCTCGGGCGCCGTGACGAAGTCTCCCCGCGCACCGAACGGATCACCCTGCATGTAATAGCCATGCGCCGGATGCGAGAGACAGAGGCCCATGTAATGGTCGAGCCGAAGCGGGCCGCCGGCGAGGATCATCTGCTTCAGTATCGCTTCGAGAGGTGTTGCGTCGGTCACGTGGCCGCCTGTGCTTGGGGGTGGCGAATGGCCCGGATGATGAGCCAGAGCCCGACCGCCACCATGGGCAGCGAGAGCACCATGCCCATCGTGAGCCACCCACCGAAGAGATATCCGATCTGCGGGTCGGGCATGCGGAAAAATTCGACGATGATCCGCGCGATCCCATAGCCGGCCGTGAACACGCCGGCACAGAGCCCGGGCCGGCTCAGTGCCCGCCAGCGATAGATCAGCCAGACCAGGACGGCGAAAATGACGAGCCCCTCGAGAAATCCTTCATAAAGCTGGCTCGGATGCCTCGGCAGCGGCCCCGCATTGGGATCGGGGAAGATGACGCCCCATGGCATGTCCGTGACGCGGCCATAAAGCTCGCCATTGATGAAATTGGCGATACGGCCGAGAAACAGCCCCACCGGCACGCCCGCCGCGGCGAGATCGAGCATGGTGAAGCCGCTGACCTTGCGTCGCCAGCCAAACACCAGCACGGCGATGATCACCCCGAGAAATCCGCCATGAAACGACATGCCGCCGTGCCACAGCTTGAAGATCTCGAGTGGATCCTCGGCGAAAGCCGGCAGATTATAAAACAGCACATAGCCGGCCCGGCCCCCGAGAATGACGCCGAGCGCTGCCCACAGGAACATATCATCGATATCGAGCGGCTTGAGTGGCGCTGCTCCATTCCAAAGCGGCGGACTTGAGACCAGCCGCCGCACGAACCACCAGCCAAACAGTAGGCCGACGATATAGGCCAGCGCATACCACCTGATCGCGAATGGGCCGATCTCGATTGCCATCGGATCGATGGCAGGGAAGGGGATCGCGAAAAGTGGCATGACAAGACTCCGGCGCGAAATGGCCGGCAGGATGAGTCTGTTGAAGGGCTGAAGTCAATCCGGCCGAACATCTCAGCCGGCGCGCTTGTTGCCTTGAACAAAATTGGCGGCCAGCTTAAGTGAAGTCTTGAAAAGCGTGCGTCCGCGCGCGAGCAGCGGCTCGTCAAACAAATCAATGAGCAGGGTAGGCCAGATGACCAATCCGTCCAGCAGAATATTCGACGAGATGGCCCGGATGTTCGGGACGGCAGCGAGCGCTGCACAAGGCTTGCGGGGTGAATTCGATAATCTTATCCGCTCTCAGGCCGAGCGTATCCTCAATGATCTCGATGTCGTCCAACGGGATGAATTCGAAGCCGTGCGTGAGATGGCGCGTTTGGCCCGCGAGGAAAATGAGCAATTGCAGAGCCGGATTGCTGCGCTTGAGGCCACGATCGCTGAACTCACCGCAAGCGATGGCGCGACCGAGGCGGCAGGAGAGGCCCGTAAACCACGGACACGCAGCACCAAGCCTAAGTCTGCCGAGGACTGAATAAATTCGCTATTTGCGGTACCGTGCCTTCTAGCCTGATTTTTCTGCACAATTTTTTTCGCCTTCGCGATGCACTGTGGATCTGTGCCAGCTTTCTAGGGGTGATGGCTTGCGCGAATCCGCGCTCTAAGCCACCGTCTATTTGTTGCGGTTGATTTGATTCGAAGCGCGAGATCTGGTGTGGGTCGCGTCAGTTGCCGCGCTGGTCACATCACGGCCGAGGGGAGATGCTGATGGTGGCTGTTCTTACGCTCAGTAATGAGCAGGTAAATCCTCTGGATATTCTTGAGCGTGTGGCTGCTGCTCACGAATGGTCGATCGATCGCAGCGGGGAAGACGAGGTCAATCTTCTCATTCAAAGCGCTTGGACCGATCTGCATATCTGCATCAATTGGCGCGATGATCTCGAAGGCCTCCACCTGGCTTGCGGCTTCGATTTGAGGGTCCCGCCGACCCGTCAGGACGAGGTCGCCAAGCTCATCGCCTTGATCAACGAACAGCTTTTGTTTGGCCATTTTGACCTCTGGAAGAACGAAGGCACGCTCATCTTTCGCAATGGCCTCTTGCTGTCCGGCGGCGTGGAGGTCACGGAATCCCAGTGCGAGGCGCTGATCACACTTGCGCTCGAAAGCTGTGAGCGCTTCTATCCAGCCTTTCAGTTCGTGATCTGGGCTGGTCAATCCGCAAGTTCCGCCATGGAGGCTTGCCTTTTGGAGACCCAGGGCGAGGCATAGTGCCGGGACCGCACCGCAAGTGGGCCCGGCCTCATGGCCGGGGAGGTGAGTGCGATGAATTTCAGGGGTAAGCTTGTTTTGGTTGGTGCCGGCAAGATGGGCGGCGCCATGCTCGAGGGCTGGCTTGGTCGCGGCATTCCGGCTGCGCAAATCGCCGTGCTCGACCCCGCGCCCGGTGCTGAGATCGCGCGCCTCATCGCCGATCGCGGCGTCATCCTCAATCCGCCATTGAACGGCTTGAGTGATGTTTCAGTGCTGGTTTTGGCAGTGAAGCCCCAGATCATGGGCGACGTGCTGCCAGGCCTCGTGTCCCTCGCAGAGCAGCGTCCGCTGATCATCTCTGTTGCAGCCGGCAAGACGACCGGCTTTTTTGAAAAGGCATTCGGGGCAGACAAAGCCATCGTCCGTGCCATGCCCAATACGCCCGCCGCAATCGGCCGCGGCATTACCGTTCTGTTTCCAAATGGCAACGTATCCTCCGATCAGATCGGGCTCGCCGAGGAATTGCTGGCTGCCGTCGGCGAGGTCGCCCGCATCTCCAACGAGGACCTGATGGATGCCGTGACCGCGGTATCGGGCTCGGGCCCGGCCTATGTCTTCTATCTCACCGAGTGCTTGGCGGCCGCTGGTGTCAGGGCCGGATTGCCAGAGGATCTTGCAACCCGCCTGGCGCGCGCAACCGTCTCCGGCGCCGGCGAGTTGATGCGGGTGACAGGCCTGCCTGCGACCACCTTGCGGGAGAATGTCACCTCGCCCGGTGGCACCACGGCCGCTGCCCTCGCTGTGCTCATGGCCGCGGATGGAATAAGGCCCGTTCTCGATAGTGCCGTTGCGGCGGCAGCACGCCGCTCGCGCGAACTTGCCGGCTAACCTCGGACCGTCGGAACGGACTCGGTCCGTATCGACTTTTACGAGAACGGGTGGCCTGGAAGAGTGACAGGAATAGCTATGGCAAAAGACAGATCTGAAAACGGCGACGCGAAGCCCTCGAAGGCGAAAAAAGGCGGCCAGCGTCAGGCCGGCCGTGGAGCCTCCGCCCGGCGCAGCGCCACCCCGCAGGAGGAGACGCGCGCTGAGGAAACCGGACGCGAGACGCAAGGTGTGGCAAATGAGATCGGCGGCGACCGCGGCAAGATCATCTCTGCCACGATGCGCTTGGCCGAAAGGCAAGGCTGGGCCGATGTCTCCTTGCGGGATATTGCACGCGAAAGTGGGGTGAGTTTGGCAACCCTGAGGTCGCGTTATCCGAGCAAGGGCGCGATCCTCGCTGACTTCGTGACCAGCATCGACGAGGCGGTGCTTGACCGCGCTGAGCGGGAAACATCGCGCGATGAGAGCGAAACGCCCCGAGACCGGCTGTTCGACG from Rhodoligotrophos sp. CJ14 encodes:
- the pgeF gene encoding peptidoglycan editing factor PgeF, translating into MIEAKNLIKIPEIRHGFFTRVGGFSKGIYATLNCGLGSADEPEIVLRNREIVATSLGLLPHELITCYQHHSADVITVTEAWGTTGLPKGDAMVTDRPHIAIAVTTADCVPVLFADQRGKVVGAAHAGWKGALSGVTDNTISAMEGLGAKRGEICAAVGPAISGRSYEVGPERYQAFIEDDAENARFFRRSGREGHYMLDLPAYVENRLAKAGIGSVERIDRCTYQDEEHFYSFRRSTHRGEPDYGRQLSAITLGPERFVG
- a CDS encoding class I SAM-dependent methyltransferase, which translates into the protein MTDATPLEAILKQMILAGGPLRLDHYMGLCLSHPAHGYYMQGDPFGARGDFVTAPEISQMFGELIGVWSVHVWQSMGAPRHLRLIELGPGRGTLMADLTRTARRLTGLGSDEISVHLIEMSPALRQAQAARLAGQNVAWHDGIDTVPDGPAILIANEFFDALPVRQWQFSNGAWAERCIGLDGADRLAIGLRPGSTPPAESLPPDPPFEGAIIEYSEIQARIATEIGERVSSQNGAALIIDYGHLGGYGDTVQALSKHRFVSPLARPGLVDITAHVNFSALGTVLKQSGAAVAGPITQGDYLGAMGLTERALRLKSSADAKQQKEIDSAVQRLAGETHATGMGRLFKVLAARHPALPVPHPFQ
- the lgt gene encoding prolipoprotein diacylglyceryl transferase; translation: MPLFAIPFPAIDPMAIEIGPFAIRWYALAYIVGLLFGWWFVRRLVSSPPLWNGAAPLKPLDIDDMFLWAALGVILGGRAGYVLFYNLPAFAEDPLEIFKLWHGGMSFHGGFLGVIIAVLVFGWRRKVSGFTMLDLAAAGVPVGLFLGRIANFINGELYGRVTDMPWGVIFPDPNAGPLPRHPSQLYEGFLEGLVIFAVLVWLIYRWRALSRPGLCAGVFTAGYGIARIIVEFFRMPDPQIGYLFGGWLTMGMVLSLPMVAVGLWLIIRAIRHPQAQAAT
- a CDS encoding accessory factor UbiK family protein, whose amino-acid sequence is MTNPSSRIFDEMARMFGTAASAAQGLRGEFDNLIRSQAERILNDLDVVQRDEFEAVREMARLAREENEQLQSRIAALEATIAELTASDGATEAAGEARKPRTRSTKPKSAED
- a CDS encoding YbjN domain-containing protein translates to MVAVLTLSNEQVNPLDILERVAAAHEWSIDRSGEDEVNLLIQSAWTDLHICINWRDDLEGLHLACGFDLRVPPTRQDEVAKLIALINEQLLFGHFDLWKNEGTLIFRNGLLLSGGVEVTESQCEALITLALESCERFYPAFQFVIWAGQSASSAMEACLLETQGEA
- the proC gene encoding pyrroline-5-carboxylate reductase; translation: MNFRGKLVLVGAGKMGGAMLEGWLGRGIPAAQIAVLDPAPGAEIARLIADRGVILNPPLNGLSDVSVLVLAVKPQIMGDVLPGLVSLAEQRPLIISVAAGKTTGFFEKAFGADKAIVRAMPNTPAAIGRGITVLFPNGNVSSDQIGLAEELLAAVGEVARISNEDLMDAVTAVSGSGPAYVFYLTECLAAAGVRAGLPEDLATRLARATVSGAGELMRVTGLPATTLRENVTSPGGTTAAALAVLMAADGIRPVLDSAVAAAARRSRELAG